CCGTGATGTACTACCCTGCACCTCCTCCCTATAAACCACCCGATCCATTTGTGCCCTACGGGCTGGGCTGGATCGAGCTGCCGGGCGGTACGGTGCTTTATTCTCTGCTCACGGAAAACGATCCTAGAAAGCTTAAGGTCGGCATGGAAATGGAACTGGCCTTTGAAAAATTTGGGCAGGATAAAGACGGTAATGATGTGATGATCTGCAAGTTTAAACCGGCGGGGGCTAATTAAAGTGGTTATTTCTTTGCTGCCAAACAAACTTGAGCTTAAGGAGGCAATATGAGCAACGTGGTAATCGCCGGTGTGGGGATGCATCCTTTTGGCAGGTATCCTGATAAGGAGCCTGATGACATTGCTATCGAGGCTATCCTAAAGGCGCTGGAAGACGCCAACATAACATATCGAGATATCGAGTTCGTGCTGGCCGGGAAAGTCGCTTTTAAGAAAGCGGGCACCGGCATCGACCTGATGATGAAAGTCGGTATGACCGGTGTGCCGATATACCAGATTAACGCCATGTGCGCGACGGGCGGCGCCATGCTGAAGCTGGCCAGGGACGCCATCAACAGCGGCTCCTGCGAAGTTGTACTGGTTTATGGATTCGATAAGTTCAAGGGAATGTTCGATGAACTGGGTGACCCCTGGCAGAATGTGCTGGGCATGAAGGCCAGCCCTGCAGCCTTTGCTACTGTGGCACAGAAATATATGAATGATTACGGCGCTACAGAAGAGGATTTCGCCAGGGTGGCGGTCAAGGCACATAAAAACGGTGCAAACAACCCCTACGCGCTCTTCAGAAACATAATAACCATAGAGGACGTGCTCAAATCTCCCATGGTTGCCTATCCGCTGCATCTGTATAATTTCTGCACACCGGATGATGGCGCCGCGGCGGCCATCGTTTGCAGCAAGAAGGCAGCTAAAAAATTCAACATCCGCAAGCCAATAACCATCGCTGCTACCGTTATGCAGACGGCACAATACCCTCCATCCGTGGTTGAGCCCAGCAATACCTACAGTGTTAACCTCAACAAAAAGGGCATCTCGGTGACCGAGCTTGCCGCTAAAAAAGCATATGAGATGGCGGGCCTCGGTCCGAAGGACATTGATGTGTGCGAGGTCCAGGATACCGAATCAGCGCATGAGCTGGTCCATATCGAGCAACTCGGTCTCTGCAAACAGGGAGAGGCCTATAAACTATTACGGGAAGGTGTTTGGGATATTACGGGCCGCCTACCGGTTAATCCCAGCGGAGGGATACAGTGCAAGGGCGAACCGCCGGGCGCCTCCGGCCTGGGGCAGGTATGCGAGATCGTATGGCAGATGAGGAAACAGGCCGGACCCAGGCAGATATCCCGGGACCCCAAAGTCGGCCTGTGCCAGGTATTCGGCTGGAATCATGTGGCCGCCGTGACAATACTGAAAAAATAGACCGGGCTGGAATATACAAAGAGGGGGGCGGCTGCCCCCCTCTTTCTTTACTTAAATCGGGCGAGGTTATTTCTTAGAACGCGCCACCGAGCGGGCCATACGGTCCAGTTTGAAAATAGTGGTGAACTCCATGTTCTTGCTGATCCACAGTCTTTTCATAATGATGGAATCGGTGATGGCGCCGCGGTAAGCCAAGCCGTCCGCCAGTACCTTAGGATCTTTGGCCACCACAACGAAATCGGGTTTGGTCAGTTTCTTCTCTTCCACCCTGATATCGCCATTATTGATGATGATGGCGAACTCACCGCCGGTGGTTTTAACCTTGATATCACGCTTCCATCCGGCGATGTCCTTGCGGGCGCGCTCGGTCTGGTTCATCATCTTGATCACGGACTTGATCTCTTTAAGCGCCTTATCATAGGCGGTTTTATCCGCTGCGGTGGGTTTTTTCAGGGTCGGTTCAACCGCACCCTCCCAGTTGATCTGAGATGCAAGCAGGCCCTTTCTGGCGACCTGGGCCCTGGTCAGCTCTTTGGTGGGAACGCAGAAGATATCGCTGATCTCACCGTTGCGCTCGTCCCTGAAAACGACCTTGACCTCGGTCCCCTTCTTGATGATACCGGGCGCAAGTATGCCGGTGGTGGTATAAACATTCACGCTGAGCGCGGTATCCGCACCCTGCAGCACCACGCGACCCCTGCCATAAGGCGCCATCTTGAGAAAGAGCGAGTTGGCGAAATAGGTGATGGGTGGGGTGCTGAGCATCTTGCCCACCTGCCCCACCTCTACGATCTTGGTGGGGGCAAAATTGCAATCCGGGCAATGCGTCTGGAAGGGAGGGCACCTGACCAGGCCGCATTTAGTGCATTTGCAGCCCAGAATTTTCTTATCGTCCCTGATGCCGAGGAAGAACTGCGAAAACTCGCCCTTGCTCCTCTGATAAAAGGTGTACATGGCGTCATTGACAATTAAATATTTTTGCTTGTCGATGGTCAGAACGTGCGAGCCTTTGTCCGGTATATACTCCGGAGCAATAACTTTCTCTTTTATCTTTGCCATTTCAATTATCTCCTTCCTCGCTTAATCATGTTCCAGGATGCAGACAGCCGTGTACTGGGCGATGGTGCTGCCCGTCCCGTGCACGAGCGCGGTCTTTTTCTTGCGCTTTATCAGCTCATTGCGCGCCGACCATGCAGACATGACGTTGCTTGCGCCCACGGCATGGCCGCAGTAAATCAGGCCGCCGCAGGGATTAACCAGATATTCTCCGCCCGGAAGCATCAGGCCGTCGTCGATGAGCGCATCGGCATTACCGCGCGGAACCAGATCGAACTCCGACATGGTGATCTCGAGCTGGTGTACGAAGGCATCGTGCAGCTCGACAATATCAATGGCCTTAAGGGGATTCTTGATGCCCGCCATTTTATATGCCCGATGCGAAGCAAGGTAGTCGGACATGATGCGCGGCATGACCTTCTGTTTTTTACCTGCGAAGGAGTGCTCATTGGCCTCACCCACGCCTGTTATCCAGATTACCGGCTTGCCCGTGTTCCTGGAGATCGCTTTGGCGGTGTCTTCCTCTGCCAGAATCAGGGCGGCAGCGCCTTCGGTATATACACAGATCTCCAGTTCTTTGAAGGGATAGACTATTAATCGTGAATTCATGACCTCCTCAGGCGTAACCTGGTCATGCTGGCGTTGGGCGTACTTGTTGTTTTTGGCGTACTGACTGAGCACGGACGATATCTTGGCCGTCACCTTGGGTTTAAGGTCTTTGGGGTGCTCATCCATATAGGCCAGCACAACCTCGGCATAGCTGTCCGCCGCCGTCCATCCGAGCTGCTGCTCGAAGAAGCTGTCGCCCGACCAGCCGATGGTCTTGATCACCTCGGGAGTGGCGGACATGGAGAGGAAATCGAAACAATCGGTGCATTTCTCCACACCCAGAACAAGGGCGGTCTTGAACCTGCCGGCCGCGAGATAGGCGTGCGCCGCTGAGATGGTATAGGCGCCTGTGGCGCCGCCCGTGCTGACGCGCATGCCGAATTTGTCCTGCATGCCGATAATACCCTGCAGCGGATGCTCGGGGATGCAGGTCCGTTCGAAGATATCATTATAGATAGCATAGAAAACGGCATCGACATCCTTAATAGGAATCTTGGCATCCTTAACCACCTCTCTGGTGGCCATCTGTGCAAGCTCGTAATAGGTCTTCTCGTTCCATTTGGCTTTGAAGGGGGTAACAGCCGCACCTACAATGCCAACCCTTTTGGACATGGTACTACCTCCTTATATATAAAGAATCGACATATTCTATATGAGTTTGATTGATTATTCAATTGAAAACGCCGGCCAACTTCTTCTCAATGCCCTCCGCCTCTTTTACCATCCTCTCGATCACCTCTTTGACCGTGGGCTCGTCCTTGACCAGGCCGGTGCACTGCCCTACCGGCAGCACACCCCTCTTAAGGTCGCCCTCTTCCGTAGCGCGCTGGAAGTTCTTGGAGGCGTTTGCCAGGAAGGCAAGCTGTCTGGCGTTCTTCCAGCCGGAGAGCGCCGCGCCTATCATGAGCTTGTAGAACGGCAGGTTGATCATCTTCGCGATGTCCTGTCCATTGACAAATGCAGCGGGCAGGTCAAGCCCTCTCTGCTCTACCCGTTTGGCGGTATCGGTCTTGAGCACACGGCAATACAGTCCATCGAAACGCTTCGAGTACAAAGTGTCGGTGACATCCTTGGTACGGGACAGGTCTTTGTAGTTCTGGTGCAGTGGGCTTTCCCTGGTCGTCATGAATCTTGTACCCATGGCCACCCCTTCCGCGCCCAGTGCCAGCGCAGCCGCCAAACCGCGGCCGTCCGCGATTCCACCGGCGGCGACGACCGGTATGGTGAGGACATTAACCAGGCTGGGAATAAGGCAGAAAGTGGTCACGAATTCGCCGTGGGCTGCGGCTTCGTTGCCCGTGGCGATAACGGCGTCGCATCCATATTCCTCGGCCCGCTTGGCATGACGGGAGCTTACCACGGTGGCAATGACCTTGCCGCCGTATTTATGCGCCTCCTTTACCAGCCAGTCTCCCTTGCCCAGGGCGAAATTGATCACCGGCACCTGCTCCTCCAGCAGAACCTTTGCGGATTCCGCAGCACCAGGGAACATCAGGGCCGAATTGGCCCCGAAGGGCTTGTCCGTAAGCTTGCGGATCTTCTTAACGGCCTCACGCACCGCATCTTTGTCCAGGGGGCCTGTGGCGAGTATGCCCATACCTCCAGCGTTGGAAACGGCGGCCACCATCTCGGGAGTACTGATCCAGCTCATACCTGACAGAAAGATAGGGTACTGGATCCCCAACATCTCCGTAATTCTTGTTTTCATGGTGCTCCTCCTGATAGTTAATTAATCTGTATATTGTAACAATCTCTTACTTTTTAAGCAGGCTGCTAATCCCGCCGAGCATGAACGATATGGATCTCTGAGCTATAGTATCGATATCCTCCGGTGGATTCTGCCACAGGAAGTAGTAGCAGGCTATTCTTTCGTATATCCCAAGTATGCATACACCAACCATCTCGGGGATTAAGTCGTCAACGGGATCTATCCCCTGTTCCCTGCTTGCTTGAAGAAACGCCTCCTTGATATCATCCGTAAGCTTGAAGAACAGTTGCCTCCTCTGTTCTTCCACTTCCACGCTTTGGCCGACAGATTCCCTGAAAAAAATTGCGATCCACTCCGGGTGACTCCCGCAAAAATTTTTTAAGAAGGCAAACGAGATATTCTTAAATCTGTCAAAGGAAAATCCGGTCCTTTTAAACTCATCGGCGAGCAGTTTCCTCAATTGATGCCCAATTTCCTGCATCAATATGATGAGCAAATCTTCCTTGTTCTTAAAATAGAAATATACGGCGCCCGTGGAAACCTCGGCCAGATCAGCTATCTCCTCAATGCTTGTCTGATGGTACCCCTTTTGCGCAAACAGAGTCTCGGCAGCCTTGAGAATGGTATTATACTTTTGTTCCTTTTCTCTCAGTCGCCGCAATGCACTGCGTGAAGGTATAGTTACTTGATCGCTTGATTGTGCCATAGACAGCCCCGTTACTTTAAAAACCCTCAATCCGCGAAACGATCTCAAGCATGACCTCATCCGCGCCGCCGCCGATGGACATGACCCGGACATCCCGGAAATAGCGCGAGATGAGCGTCTCGTTCATTAACCCCATCCCTCCGAACATCTGCAGGCACCCGGTGGCAACTTCAGATATCAGCTGCCCTGCCAGCAGTTTGCCCATGGAAACTTCCCGCGTAGCGTCCCGGTCTTCCATCTTCAACCGGACGATGTGGTAGGTCAGTTGTCTCAGGGCTTCATTCCTGGTAATCCAGTCCGCCAGTCTGTGCCTCAAGACCTGCTTGGTGATGAGGGGTTTACCGAACACTATGCGCTGGCGAATATAGTCCACCGTCAGGGCGATCATATCCTGTACGGCCGAACAGGTCCCGGGCAATACGGCGAACCTCTCATGCTGGAACTGCTTCATCTGGATGATGAAACCCTCCCTGTCGTCGCCGATCAGGTTTTCCGCAGGCACTTTAACATCATCGAAAAAGAGCTCTGCCGTATCACTGCTCCACAGCCCGATTTTATCCAGTTTCTTGCTGACCTGAAAACCTTTGAGATTGGTAGGGACCACGAAGAGCCCGAATTGATGATACCCTTCTCCCTCATCAGTTCTGGCAAGCAGGGTGAGGAAATCAGCCTGCACACCGTTGGTGATGAAGGTCTTCGATCCGTTCAGGAGATAGTAGTCGCCTTTCTTCACCGCTTTGCTCTTCATGGCCCGGACATCGGAGCCTGCATCCGGCTCGGTCACGGCAATGGCGCAGACCATGTCACCGGCGATGGCAGGCCTGAGGTAGGTCTCCTTGAGGTACTCGCTCCCAGTGGCTGCGATTGCCGGTGTGGCCATGTTCGTCTGGACTGCGATAGCCGTGGAAACACCCATGCCCTTGATATGCCCGATCTCTTCCAGCATGACCGTCTCAAACCAGTAATCCAGTCCCCCTCCCCCATATTTAGGATCGTAGCGAATGCCCAGGAAACCCAGGTCGCCCATCTTCTTGAAAAGCTCGTGAAGGGGTGCTGTCGTCTTTTCCCACTCATTCATGTGGGGATTGATCTCCTTATCGACAAACTTCTTTATCGATGCCCTGAAAGCATCATGCGTCTCGTTGAAATACATGGATCATTCTCCTTATCCAGACGGTATTTGGTGTGCTGAATTTATCTGAGCGCCTTTTTATCCACTTTACCCACAGCGGTAAGAGGTAACGCCTCCATAAATACAATCATTTTGGGGACCTTGTAGGGCGCCAGGTCTTCCTTGCAATACTCGAGTATGTCCTTTTTAACTTGTTCCTGATCTTTGGCCTGCGCATATTTGGTGAGCTGGATAACCGCTTTCACGATCTGGCTGTCGGGACGGTCCGGGTTGACTATCCCCACGATCGCGCACGACTCGACTGCCGGATGCGCGCTGAGCACTTCCTCCACTTCGCGTGAGAACACTTTATATCCGCCTACGATCAGCATGTCCTTTGTCCTGTCTGCAATATAGAAGTACCCGTCCTCATCCATCCTCGCCACATCGCCGGTATAGAGCCATTTAGCGCCCTGGAATTCTCTCAGGGTATTGTCCGTCTCTTCCGGCTTGTTGTGATACCCTTTCATCACCTGGGGTCCGAGAACGATGATCTCGCCGACTTCACCCAGGGCGACCTCTTTCTTTCCGGTTTCAACATCGACCAGCTTGACATGGGTGCTCTGGAGAGGTACTCCAACCGAGAGTATCTTCTTCTTCCCCTTTAAAGGATTCATCGTGATGATCGGGCTGGCCTCGGTCATTCCGTAGAGCTCAACCACCTTGCCCTGGCCCACGATAGCTTCGAGGGCGTTGATGGCCTCCTTGGAAAACGGCGATGCGCCGGAAATGCAGGCCTTACAGGAAGAGAAATCGATCTTGGAAAATGCCGGGTCGTCTATCAGCATCTGGTAGAGAGACGGGACCATGAGCATCATCATCGGAGGGTGCTCCGAGATCTCTTTACATATATTCTTGGTGTTCCTGGGATCCGGGATCAGGCACTGGGTGAAGGCCAGCGACATGGAGACCATGCCGAAATAGAGTCCCGCCATGTGGAAGAAGGGGAAGCCCGAGCAGACGGTGCCGCCGTTCATTTGGAGATCGAGCCACTGTTTTCCCTGTGTGAGATTGGAAACCATATTCCGATGGGTGAGGACCGCGCCCTTGGGAGTGCCCGTAGTGCCGCCGGTATACTGTATCAGGCAGGTATCATCGAGCTTGACGGACGGCCTGGGAATATCGGGCAGACTATTCGCGATAAGATCTTTGAAAGACACTACCTCTTTTCCCGCGATCGGCTCCACTTTTCCGGAGGGAATCTTCTTCAATAATTTGCCCAGGATGGCCTTGACCGGGGGGAGATAGTCCGCGATGTTAGTTGTTATGATGCAGGTTACTTTGGGTATATCGTTTTTTATCTTCTGCACGCGGTTTTCATAGATCGCATCCAGCGTTACCAGCACTTTGGCGCCTGCATCATTCAATTGGTAGGCCATCTCCTTGGGAGTGAGAAGGGGAGAGACGCCTGTGACCACGCACCCTGCACGCAGGGCCCCCGCCAGGGCGATGAGATACTGAGGAAGGTTGGGGAGATTGATTCCCACCACATCACCCGGGTTGCATCCCTGTTTGCGGAGATATGACGCAAACCTCATCGAGAGCCGGTCAAGCTCTTTATATGTGAATTTAACCCCGAGAAAATGGAAGGCCACCACCTCCGGCCGGAATTTCAGTCCCCTCTCCAGCATATCCACGTATGTCTCATCCACTGCTTTTATCTCCGCGCTTAACGGCGGATCGTACCACTTGCCCCAGGGTTTTTCATCGTATACTGTCATCTAACAACCTCCTTTCCTGCCGGGCGGCTTCTTGCCCTCCGGCAATATTTTATCCGCGATGAGTGTAAACAATCATGGAACAATAGACTGCGGCGCCTCGATAATCCTGGCGCGCAGGTACTCGCCCAGTGTCTTGGCCTGGGGGTCGCTTCTCAACGAAGCGGCTACACCCTCGCCCAGGACGCCCCTGATGTAGAAGTTGACTGCGAGAAGATTGGGAAACTCGTAACGTTCTATCTCATATTCGCTCATATCCCTGAGCAGCTCTTTCAGTTTTTTAACGGTGAGGAAATCCCTGAGAAAGGCATATGCTTCAGGCGTTTTTCCCCAGACACCGAGATTTGCATTGCCGCCCTTGTCCCCAGAACGGGTCGCATAGATACGGCCGAAGGGTATCTTCACCTTCTTACCCGTCGGCACAGGCGCTACCACTTCTTTCTGCACTGGAAGAGGCTTCGCCGCAGCGCCGGACGGAGTAAAACCGACAGAAAATTCGTCGCCGTTGATCATAATTTTCTGGGTGACCTGGCTCTGTGGAATGAGCGCCGGCCAGTGGATAATCGCCATAGTCCCTTTGGCAGGGGGGGCCGTTAAGGTGAAGCCCGGGACGTTTGCCAGCGCGAGCGCGATGACTGCCGAAGAAAACCGGTCGACCTTCTTCTGGTCGCGGTCCATGACGGATATCCGCAGATAGGCAAAGGCCTCTTCATTTATCTCGGGATTGTCCCTGTTAGACCGGGCGAGCTGCACATCTTCGAGGGCGTACTGCCCTCTGCCACCCAGGCTGTCGAAGACTGCATCCTCGACTATTTTGGCTTTCTTTTCGATGTCCAGACCGGTCAGTACAACGGTCGTGGAATTCCTGTACCCGCCCAGGCAATTGATGCACACCTTGGTGGTGTCCGGGGGCGGCGAGCCCAGCACATCGGATATGCGGACGCGGTCGGGCCCCTGCTGGGACATCTTGATGGTATCGAAGCGGGCCGAAACATCGGGAGTTAAATAGCTGGGGTCCTTGACCTCATACAGGAGCTGCGCCTTCACGGTGTCAACGGAAACGAGACCTCCCGTGCCCGGGTGCTTGGTGATGATCGAAGAACCGTCATCAAATATCTCGGCTATGGGATAACCCACCTTGAGGAATGACGGCACCTCGTCGAAGAAGGAATAGTTCCCGCCCGTGGCCTGGGCCGCGCACTCAACGATGTGCCCTGCCACCGCTGAGCCGGCGAGCTTGTCCCAGTCATCGCGCTTCCACCCGAACCACCAGGCCGCAGGACCCATAACCAGCGAAGCGTCGGCGACGCGGCCGCTGACCACGATATCGGCGCCTCTTTCAAGGGCCTCGGCGATACCCCAGCCTCCGAGATAGGCATTCGCGGTGATGGGGACCAGGCCCCCGTCTTTGAGTGAGATACCTTTATCAAGGTGAACGAGGGACTCACCTGCCTGCTGGAGTTCACCGATCCGCGCCATCAGATCATCACCCTCGATACAAGCGATCTTAGGATGGAGGCCCAGCTTCTCCGCTATCTTGCGGAGCTCCACTGCCAGCCCGCGGGGATTCAATCCGCCGGCGTTCGACACGACCTTGATCTTTTTATCCAGGCATTCTCCCATAATCTCTTCCATCTGTTTGAGGAAGGTGGGAGTATATCCAGCCTCGGGGTTCTTCATTTTCAGACGGAAGAGCAGAGCCATGGTCAGCTCCGCCAGGTAATCGCCTGTAAGGACATCGATGGGCCCCCCGCGCACCATCTCCGCTGCGGCGGACAGCCGGTCACCGAAAAAACCGCTGCAGTTGGCAATAATGATCCTGTCCTTACCCTTTCTATTTTCAGAGCTCATGGCAGTTCTCCTTCCTTCACGTGTATATATTTGTTATAGGTGGGATTAACACTATTTTCCCGTGAATTTGGGCGGACGCTTCTCGATAAAGGCGGTAATCCCCTCTTTGGCGTCCTCCGTGCCGGCGATGTCCTTGATCCTCTCCGCCAGATATTGCAGAGCCTCCTTCAACGGCATATTGGCTGCGGCGTAGAAAGCCTGTTTTCCCATCTTCATGCCGATAGGGCTCTTGGATGTGAGGATCTCGAGCACTTTTTTTACCTCCGCATCCAGTTCCGCCGCGGGGACCACCCTGGTGATCAGCCCCATGGCCAGCGCCTCCTGCGCGGTCATCCTTTCTCCCAACAATATCATCTCCATGGCCTTTTTCTGAAGCACGTTGCGGAAGATGAGAGCGCCGATCATCATGGGCCACAGGCCGACGTTCACCTCCGGTGTGCCGAATTTGGAATCGTCGCTGGCGATGACGATATCGCAGGCCAGCATGAATCCCATGCCGCCCGCCAGGCAGAATCCCTTGATGCGGGCAACGGTAGGCTTGGGGAAGCTGACGATGCGGTTGAGCAGGTCCGCATAGCTGGCGAAAATATCCAATCCGCCCGTATTGACTCCGGCGCTGAGCTGCGCCCCGGTGCAGAAGGCCTTATCGCCCGCGCCGGTGACCAGCAGCGCATGAACATTAATGTCCTTTTCCGCTTCATCCAGATATTGATGAAACAGAGCCAGGGCTTCCGGCGTGATAGCGTTTCTCTGCTGCTCCCTGTTGATAGTGATATATCCCACGCCGTCTTCGACACGATAAAGCAGATGTTTGTCGTCCATTTATTCCCTCCTTGTATAATGAAACTGTGATTACGTGCAGGGCTGTGATTATTCCCGTGGTAAGGCCGCTGCGTCCCTATCTATATCAATCAGAATCTGGCCGGGCATCACCTTGTCTCCCTCGGCCACATTGATCTTTTTCACCCTCCCGTCAGCCGGAGCAACCAGTGTTGACTCCATTTTCATCGAAGATACGACGATCACACTGTCGCCCTTTTTCACCTCATCCCCCTCTGAGACAAGTATTCTGACCACCACGGCGGGCATGGGCGGAGTGACCTCCTGCGGCATGACCTGGTCCCTCTTCTTTCCCCTGGAACGGTTTTCGACGGCATCGGCGTCAGCGATGTAATAGGGTGTACCCCTGATCACCACCATCTTTGAATTCCCGTCTCCTGCAATGAACACATTCAGCGGACGGCCGTCTATGGTAAGATGCTGGTGGTATTCGGAGACCATAGTGTACTCGATTTCGAACGTGCGGCCGGCATGGGAAAGGACCATACTGCCATCCTTCTTTTTTTCGGCCTGCAGTGCGATGACTTCCTCGTCAATTTTAAGCCTGTAGTCCATCTCTAAATCTCAATCTCAATCTTAATCTCAGTCTTAATCTGAATCTTAATCTCAATCTGAATATTCACCGCCCCCATGCCCCCAGCGTCTGCCAGGGCGACAGTTCGGTGCTTTCCATTCCCACCGCAGGTTTAGGCTTTACGGTACGGGTCAGCTCGTCGATGATGAATGCAGCGCAGGCGGCATCGGCCTCGCGGCGGTCGGGCTTCCACCCGCAGAAATAGGTATCGATAAAATCGGTGTATGTATCCCCTTTGGCGAAGGCTTCGGACTTAAGCACATCGATGAGGAAAGGCACGGGAGTCTTCACTCCCAGGATGACGTAGTTTTCCAATGCCTGTATCATGCGCTTAATAGCCTGGCCCCTGTCTTCGGCATAGACGATTAATTTGGACAGGATCGGGTCGTACTCCACCGGCACCTGAAATCCCGAGTAAATGCCGCAGTCGTTGCGTATGCCGGGCCCCGACGGCTCCTCCATGCAGATGATCCTGCCGGGGGATGGATAGAATCCCTTCTCAGGATCCTCCGCATAGATGCGGCATTCGATGGAATGTCCCCGGCTGCGCACGTCTTTCTGTGTGATGGGCAAAGGATTGCCGTCGGCCACTTCAAGCTGGATACGCACGATGTCCAGGCTCGTGATCATTTCGGTGACGGGATGTTCCACCTGAAGGCGTGTGTTGACCTCCAGGAAATAGAAATTTCCCTGCTGGTCAACCAGAAATTCGACCGTTCCGGCGTTTACGTATCCTGAAGCCTTTGCCACGGTTACGGCGGCTTTACCCATACGCTCCCTCAGTTCGGGCGTCATGATCGTCGAAGGCGTCTCTTCGATGATCTTCTGATGGCGCCTCTGGATTGAGCATTCACGTTCGAAGAGGTGGATAACGTTGCCCCGGCTGTCGGCGATGATCTGGAACTCCACATGCCTTGGCCGGGAAAGGTACTTCTCCAGGTAGATGGAGCCGTCCCCGAAGGCTCTCTTTGCCTCGCTGGTCGCTGAAGCGCATGCCTCCTGAAAATCTTTGGGCGATGTTACTACTCGCATCCCCTTGCCGCCGCCCCCGGCAGCCGCTTTGATAAGCACGGGATAACCGATCTTCTCAGCATCGCCGGCGAGTACACGGGTGTCCGATTCAGGCTTGTTCATGCCGGGTATGACGGGGACGCCGCTCCCCATGACGGTGCGTCGTGCAACCGTTTTATCCCCCAGTTCACGTATGACTTTGGAGGGAGGGCCGATGAAGACTATGCCCTCACTTTCGCAACGCTCGGCGAAGAGAGGGTTTTCAGCCAGAAAGCCGTAGCCGGGATGGATAGCCTCGGCCCCGGTCTGTCTGGCTGCGGAGATGACCTTATCTATATTCAAATAGCTTTCCGAGGGGTCCGAACCACCCAGGAAAACGGCTTGATCGGCCTTTAAAACATGAATAGCCTTTCGGTCCGCCTCCGAATACACCGCCACCGTGGCTATACCCATCTCATGGCAGGTGTACATGACGCGGCGGGCGATCTCGCCGCGGTTTGCCACCAGAACTTTTCGGAAAATAGCTGAAATCCTCCCTGGAATAAGCTGATCACATACGGAATATGCCATATCCGAATACATCATCCGGTATGGGCGCATTTAGAGAGGCCGAGATAGCCAGCCCCAGAACATCCCGCGTATCCACGGGATCGACGATGCCGTCGTCCCACAGTTGCGAGGTACTGTACAGCGCGTTGCTCTCTTTTTTTGTTGCCTCGATGATAGGTTTGCAGATATCGTCCGCCTCCTCCGGGGTCAGGGGAGGTTTACCCTCCCTGGCCAGCTGGTCGTTGCGAAGCGTC
This genomic window from Dehalococcoidia bacterium contains:
- a CDS encoding thiolase family protein; protein product: MSKRVGIVGAAVTPFKAKWNEKTYYELAQMATREVVKDAKIPIKDVDAVFYAIYNDIFERTCIPEHPLQGIIGMQDKFGMRVSTGGATGAYTISAAHAYLAAGRFKTALVLGVEKCTDCFDFLSMSATPEVIKTIGWSGDSFFEQQLGWTAADSYAEVVLAYMDEHPKDLKPKVTAKISSVLSQYAKNNKYAQRQHDQVTPEEVMNSRLIVYPFKELEICVYTEGAAALILAEEDTAKAISRNTGKPVIWITGVGEANEHSFAGKKQKVMPRIMSDYLASHRAYKMAGIKNPLKAIDIVELHDAFVHQLEITMSEFDLVPRGNADALIDDGLMLPGGEYLVNPCGGLIYCGHAVGASNVMSAWSARNELIKRKKKTALVHGTGSTIAQYTAVCILEHD
- a CDS encoding OB-fold domain-containing protein, which gives rise to MSNGNGKQVPFKEGMMRLPQLPADKGDLLGSRCKRCGEKFFIKREICENCQGRDLEEITLGNRGKLYAFSVMYYPAPPPYKPPDPFVPYGLGWIELPGGTVLYSLLTENDPRKLKVGMEMELAFEKFGQDKDGNDVMICKFKPAGAN
- a CDS encoding TetR/AcrR family transcriptional regulator — encoded protein: MRVFKVTGLSMAQSSDQVTIPSRSALRRLREKEQKYNTILKAAETLFAQKGYHQTSIEEIADLAEVSTGAVYFYFKNKEDLLIILMQEIGHQLRKLLADEFKRTGFSFDRFKNISFAFLKNFCGSHPEWIAIFFRESVGQSVEVEEQRRQLFFKLTDDIKEAFLQASREQGIDPVDDLIPEMVGVCILGIYERIACYYFLWQNPPEDIDTIAQRSISFMLGGISSLLKK
- a CDS encoding thiolase family protein, with translation MSNVVIAGVGMHPFGRYPDKEPDDIAIEAILKALEDANITYRDIEFVLAGKVAFKKAGTGIDLMMKVGMTGVPIYQINAMCATGGAMLKLARDAINSGSCEVVLVYGFDKFKGMFDELGDPWQNVLGMKASPAAFATVAQKYMNDYGATEEDFARVAVKAHKNGANNPYALFRNIITIEDVLKSPMVAYPLHLYNFCTPDDGAAAAIVCSKKAAKKFNIRKPITIAATVMQTAQYPPSVVEPSNTYSVNLNKKGISVTELAAKKAYEMAGLGPKDIDVCEVQDTESAHELVHIEQLGLCKQGEAYKLLREGVWDITGRLPVNPSGGIQCKGEPPGASGLGQVCEIVWQMRKQAGPRQISRDPKVGLCQVFGWNHVAAVTILKK
- a CDS encoding acyl-CoA dehydrogenase family protein, with the protein product MYFNETHDAFRASIKKFVDKEINPHMNEWEKTTAPLHELFKKMGDLGFLGIRYDPKYGGGGLDYWFETVMLEEIGHIKGMGVSTAIAVQTNMATPAIAATGSEYLKETYLRPAIAGDMVCAIAVTEPDAGSDVRAMKSKAVKKGDYYLLNGSKTFITNGVQADFLTLLARTDEGEGYHQFGLFVVPTNLKGFQVSKKLDKIGLWSSDTAELFFDDVKVPAENLIGDDREGFIIQMKQFQHERFAVLPGTCSAVQDMIALTVDYIRQRIVFGKPLITKQVLRHRLADWITRNEALRQLTYHIVRLKMEDRDATREVSMGKLLAGQLISEVATGCLQMFGGMGLMNETLISRYFRDVRVMSIGGGADEVMLEIVSRIEGF
- a CDS encoding nitronate monooxygenase, giving the protein MKTRITEMLGIQYPIFLSGMSWISTPEMVAAVSNAGGMGILATGPLDKDAVREAVKKIRKLTDKPFGANSALMFPGAAESAKVLLEEQVPVINFALGKGDWLVKEAHKYGGKVIATVVSSRHAKRAEEYGCDAVIATGNEAAAHGEFVTTFCLIPSLVNVLTIPVVAAGGIADGRGLAAALALGAEGVAMGTRFMTTRESPLHQNYKDLSRTKDVTDTLYSKRFDGLYCRVLKTDTAKRVEQRGLDLPAAFVNGQDIAKMINLPFYKLMIGAALSGWKNARQLAFLANASKNFQRATEEGDLKRGVLPVGQCTGLVKDEPTVKEVIERMVKEAEGIEKKLAGVFN